The proteins below come from a single Salvelinus fontinalis isolate EN_2023a chromosome 1, ASM2944872v1, whole genome shotgun sequence genomic window:
- the sfxn2 gene encoding sideroflexin-2: protein MAVSGFDIDVPRWDQSTFMGRLKHFANITDWRTALLPDSRLDEAKALVESCRAGSVPPGTTEEQLHYAKKLYDSAFHPDTGDRMNLIGRMSFQVPGGMAITGGMLQFYRTVPAVVFWQWVNQSFNALVNYTNRNAASPITPNQIGVAYLTATSTALATAVGLNFYTKRAPPLVARWVPFAAVASANCVNIPMMRQQELLNGIAVTDENGNKLGHSKKAAVKGITQVVISRITMAAPGMIILPVIMQRLEKFKFMQRITFFHGPLQVMMVGAFLVFMVPAACSLFPQQCSMAVSKLEPELRESILCRYGDSVQYVYFNKGL, encoded by the exons ATGGCAGTGAGCGGGTTTGACATTGACGTGCCACGGTGGGATCAGTCCACGTTTATGGGAAGATTGAAGCACTTTGCCAACATCACAGACTGGAGGACAGCACTACTGCCGGACTCACGACTGGATGAGGCTAAAGCGCTGGTGGAGAGCTGCAG AGCGGGGTCCGTTCCCCCTGGCACCACAGAGGAACAGCTGCACTACGCCAAGAAGCTCTATGACTCTGCCTTTCACCCTGACACTGGCGATCGCATGAACCTGATTGGTCGAATGTCCTTCCAGGTGCCCGGAGGGATGGCCATAACGGGTGGTATGCTACAGttttacag gaCAGTCCCTGCTGTAGTGTTCTGGCAGTGGGTGAATCAGTCGTTTAATGCTCTGGTCAACTACACCAACAGAAATGCTGCTTCCCCCATCACACCCAA TCAAATCGGAGTAGCCTATTTAACAGCAACTAGCACTGCTCTAGCCACTGCTGTGGGACTCAACTTCTACACAAAG AGAGCCCCTCCGCTGGTGGCGCGCTGGGTTCCGTTTGCAGCTGTGGCGTCCGCTAACTGTGTCAATATCCCAATGATGAGGCAACA GGAGCTCCTGAATGGCATAGCTGTAACAGATGAGAATGGAAACAAACTTGGCCATTCCAAG AAAGCAGCTGTGAAGGGCATCACCCAGGTGGTCATTTCCCGGATTACCATGGCAGCACCGGGCATGA tCATTCTCCCCGTCATCATGCAGAGACTTGAGAAATTCAAGTTTATGCAG AGGATCACCTTCTTCCACGGACCTTTACAAGTCATGATGGTGGGAGCGTT cctggtcttcatggtgcctgCAGCCTGCTCCCTGTTCCCTCAGCAATG CTCCATGGCTGTGTCTAAGCTGGAGCCAGAGCTAAGGGAGTCCATCTTGTGTCGTTATGGGGACAGTGTACAGTACGTCTACTTCAACAAGGGCCTATGA